The DNA region TCCGTTCTCACTCGTGGCGGGTGTCTCGTCGGCGGCGGGAGACGCGGGCTCGTCGATCGCGAGCGGTTCGACAGGCCCGGAGGCGTTGATCGCGTCGAACTCCTGCATCCGCTCCAGGGCGATGGCTGCCGAGCCTCCGATGATCACGAGCATCGCGTAGCCGCGGTCCGCGAATTCGCCCGCGATGCGCCACCAGCCGTCGGGGCTTCCTCCGTGGCGGTCGGGCGACACGAGCACGATGCCCTCGACCCCGGATCGGAGCACCGCGAGTTCACACAGGATGCGCACGCGTGCGGCGGGATCGATGGAGCCGAACGGCACGCCGGCCAGCTCGGTGTAGCCGAGCCGCGCGAGCCAGCGTCGTGCGTGCAGCGGAGTGGCGCCGAGTCCGGCGAACATGAGCTCTTCCTCCACGACACCGACGAGGGCGACGTCGGGGTGCGGGTCGCTGACGGCGGGGGCGTCGACCAGAGCCACGCGACGACGCAGTGCCTTCGGATCGTCGGCGGCGTCGATGCTCACGTGGCCGGTGTCGGGGCGCATGCGACCGCTCGCGATGAGTCCGAGCACCGTCGGTCGCTGCTCCGTCTCGGCCAGGGCGAAGCGCACCGAGCCGGTGTGGAACTCGAGCGAGATCGCCGGGAGTGCTTGGCCGTTGCGGCCCTTGCTCACGTCGTGCAGAGAGATTCTCATGCCCGGTCCTCCGGGGTGTTCGGGGGTTCCGTCGGGGCTGCCGCGGATGTGGCGAGGTCGGGGTGCGATGCGAGCAGGTCGTCCGCTTCGCGCCAGGAGAGTCCGGCGATGCTCAGCACCGTCCGCACGGCGAGGTCGGCGGCCCCCGAGCTGGCCGCATCCGTGCGGGAGATGACCGTGCGCGCCATCTCTTCGATGAGGCGAGCGAGGGTGGGGGCGGCGAGGTCGGTGCGGAAGCTGCCGTCGTCCTGTCCCCGGCGCACGAGCGCTGCCACAGTGCGGCGCAGGGGAGCGAGCGCGGTGGCGGTGTGTTCGACGTGCGTCTCATCGAGGGCGAGGGCGGCGGCCACCTGCACGTGCGCGGCTTCGTGCCAGAGGTGGGCGGCGAGGCGGGCGAGGGCGAGGCGGGCGTCGGTGTCGTCGATCGAGGCGGCGATGGCGTTGAACCGCTGCGCGCCGCTGGAGATGAGTTCGCGGATGAGGGCGTCGCGATCGTCGAAGTGTCCGTACAGGGTGCGTCGCGAGAGCCCGGCGCTGCGCGCGATGACGTCGACGGAGGCGTGCGGGTGCAGCGCCAGGGTCGCGCGGGCGGCGGAGAGGATGCCGGCGCGATTCTCGACGGCGTCGCGACGAGGTGCACGGGTGGTCATGAGTTCACGATAGGGATCATGCACATGAATGTGCAAGGTATGGCGTGCGGATTCGTGGAGAGCGCCCAGGCAGGCGTACAGCGCTGATCGAGGACTGCTGTGTTATGTTACGCGTTGCGCGCTGGCGCGCACGGGGGATC from Microbacterium sp. SY138 includes:
- a CDS encoding helix-turn-helix domain-containing protein codes for the protein MTTRAPRRDAVENRAGILSAARATLALHPHASVDVIARSAGLSRRTLYGHFDDRDALIRELISSGAQRFNAIAASIDDTDARLALARLAAHLWHEAAHVQVAAALALDETHVEHTATALAPLRRTVAALVRRGQDDGSFRTDLAAPTLARLIEEMARTVISRTDAASSGAADLAVRTVLSIAGLSWREADDLLASHPDLATSAAAPTEPPNTPEDRA